A genomic segment from Gadus morhua chromosome 4, gadMor3.0, whole genome shotgun sequence encodes:
- the sppl3 gene encoding signal peptide peptidase-like 3 isoform X4 — protein MAEQGYTSWAYSLVDSSQVSTFLISILLIVYGSFRSLNMDCENQEKDKDGNPTAPGTFNNGGTNNSIQTIDSTQALFLPIGASVSLLVMFFFFDSVQVVFTICTAVLATIAFAFLLLPMCQYLTRPCSPQNKISFGCCGRFTLAELLSFSLSVLLVLIWVLTGHWLLMDALAMGLCVAMIAFVRLPSLKVSCLLLSGLLIYDVFWVFFSAYIFNSNVMVKVATQPAENPIDVLSRKLHLGPGMGRDVPRLSLPGKLVFPSSTGSHFSMLGIGDIVMPGLLLCFVLRYDNYKKQANAESATPGRMQRVSYFHCTLVGYFVGLLTATVASRIHRAAQPALLYLVPFTLLPLLTMAYLKGDLRRMWSEPFHTKASSSRFLEV, from the exons GGCATACTCCCTGGTGGACTCAAGCCAGGTTTCTACGTTCCTCATCTCCATCCTCCTAATAGTTTATGGCAGCTTCAG GTCATTAAACATGGACTGTGAGAACCAGGAGAAGGATAAGGATGGAAACCCAACCGCACCAGGAACCTTCAACAATGGAGGCACAAACAACA GTATTCAGACCATCGACTCCACGCAGGCTCTGTTCCTGCCCATAGGAGCCTCGGTGTCTCTGCTCGTcatgttcttcttcttcgacTCGGTCCAGGTGGTCTTCACCATCTGCACTGcag TTCTTGCAACAATCGCATTTGCGTTCCTTTTGTTGCCAATGTGCCAGTACCTGACTAGGCCATGCTCACCACAGAACAA GATCTCCTTCGGGTGCTGCGGGCGATTCACCCTCGCTGAGCTcctgtccttctccctctcaGTCCTGCTGGTGCTCATCTGGGTGCTCACCGGACACTGGCTGCTCATGGATG CTCTGGCAATGGGCCTCTGCGTGGCCATGATCGCCTTTGTGCGGCTCCCCAGTCTCAAGGTGTCCTGCCTGCTGCTGTCTGGCCTGCTCATCTATGACGTCTTCTGG gtgTTCTTCTCCGCCTACATCTTCAACAGCAACGTGATGGTGAAGGTGGCCACGCAGCCCGCGGAGAACCCCATCGACGTCCTGTCCAGGAAGCTGCACCTGGGGCCGGGCATGGGCCGCGACGTCCCGCGCCTCTCCCTGCCCGGCAAGCTGGTGTTCCCCAG CTCCACGGGGAGCCACTTCTCCATGCTGGGGATCGGGGACATCGTGATGCCGGGGCTGCTGCTGTGCTTTGTGCTGCGCTACGACAACTACAAGAAGCAGGCCAACGCGGAGTCGGCCACGCCCGGCCGCATGCAGAGGGTCTCCTACTTCCACTGCACCCTCGTCGGATACTTTGTTG GGCTCTTGACCGCCACGGTGGCGTCCAGAATCCACCGCGCGGCCCAGCCGGCCCTCCTGTACCTGGTGCCCTTCACCCTCCTGCCTCTGCTCACCATGGCCTACCTAAAG gGGGACTTGCGGCGCATGTGGTCGGAGCCCTTCCACACCAAGGCCAGCAGCTCCCGCTTCCTGGAGGTATGA
- the sppl3 gene encoding signal peptide peptidase-like 3 isoform X1 — translation MAEQGYTSWAYSLVDSSQVSTFLISILLIVYGSFRSLNMDCENQEKDKDGNPTAPGTFNNGGTNNSIFPGIQTIDSTQALFLPIGASVSLLVMFFFFDSVQVVFTICTAVLATIAFAFLLLPMCQYLTRPCSPQNNRISFGCCGRFTLAELLSFSLSVLLVLIWVLTGHWLLMDALAMGLCVAMIAFVRLPSLKVSCLLLSGLLIYDVFWVFFSAYIFNSNVMVKVATQPAENPIDVLSRKLHLGPGMGRDVPRLSLPGKLVFPSSTGSHFSMLGIGDIVMPGLLLCFVLRYDNYKKQANAESATPGRMQRVSYFHCTLVGYFVGLLTATVASRIHRAAQPALLYLVPFTLLPLLTMAYLKGDLRRMWSEPFHTKASSSRFLEV, via the exons GGCATACTCCCTGGTGGACTCAAGCCAGGTTTCTACGTTCCTCATCTCCATCCTCCTAATAGTTTATGGCAGCTTCAG GTCATTAAACATGGACTGTGAGAACCAGGAGAAGGATAAGGATGGAAACCCAACCGCACCAGGAACCTTCAACAATGGAGGCACAAACAACA GCATTTTCCCAGGTATTCAGACCATCGACTCCACGCAGGCTCTGTTCCTGCCCATAGGAGCCTCGGTGTCTCTGCTCGTcatgttcttcttcttcgacTCGGTCCAGGTGGTCTTCACCATCTGCACTGcag TTCTTGCAACAATCGCATTTGCGTTCCTTTTGTTGCCAATGTGCCAGTACCTGACTAGGCCATGCTCACCACAGAACAA CAGGATCTCCTTCGGGTGCTGCGGGCGATTCACCCTCGCTGAGCTcctgtccttctccctctcaGTCCTGCTGGTGCTCATCTGGGTGCTCACCGGACACTGGCTGCTCATGGATG CTCTGGCAATGGGCCTCTGCGTGGCCATGATCGCCTTTGTGCGGCTCCCCAGTCTCAAGGTGTCCTGCCTGCTGCTGTCTGGCCTGCTCATCTATGACGTCTTCTGG gtgTTCTTCTCCGCCTACATCTTCAACAGCAACGTGATGGTGAAGGTGGCCACGCAGCCCGCGGAGAACCCCATCGACGTCCTGTCCAGGAAGCTGCACCTGGGGCCGGGCATGGGCCGCGACGTCCCGCGCCTCTCCCTGCCCGGCAAGCTGGTGTTCCCCAG CTCCACGGGGAGCCACTTCTCCATGCTGGGGATCGGGGACATCGTGATGCCGGGGCTGCTGCTGTGCTTTGTGCTGCGCTACGACAACTACAAGAAGCAGGCCAACGCGGAGTCGGCCACGCCCGGCCGCATGCAGAGGGTCTCCTACTTCCACTGCACCCTCGTCGGATACTTTGTTG GGCTCTTGACCGCCACGGTGGCGTCCAGAATCCACCGCGCGGCCCAGCCGGCCCTCCTGTACCTGGTGCCCTTCACCCTCCTGCCTCTGCTCACCATGGCCTACCTAAAG gGGGACTTGCGGCGCATGTGGTCGGAGCCCTTCCACACCAAGGCCAGCAGCTCCCGCTTCCTGGAGGTATGA
- the sppl3 gene encoding signal peptide peptidase-like 3 isoform X2 → MAEQGYTSWAYSLVDSSQVSTFLISILLIVYGSFRSLNMDCENQEKDKDGNPTAPGTFNNGGTNNSIFPGIQTIDSTQALFLPIGASVSLLVMFFFFDSVQVVFTICTAVLATIAFAFLLLPMCQYLTRPCSPQNKISFGCCGRFTLAELLSFSLSVLLVLIWVLTGHWLLMDALAMGLCVAMIAFVRLPSLKVSCLLLSGLLIYDVFWVFFSAYIFNSNVMVKVATQPAENPIDVLSRKLHLGPGMGRDVPRLSLPGKLVFPSSTGSHFSMLGIGDIVMPGLLLCFVLRYDNYKKQANAESATPGRMQRVSYFHCTLVGYFVGLLTATVASRIHRAAQPALLYLVPFTLLPLLTMAYLKGDLRRMWSEPFHTKASSSRFLEV, encoded by the exons GGCATACTCCCTGGTGGACTCAAGCCAGGTTTCTACGTTCCTCATCTCCATCCTCCTAATAGTTTATGGCAGCTTCAG GTCATTAAACATGGACTGTGAGAACCAGGAGAAGGATAAGGATGGAAACCCAACCGCACCAGGAACCTTCAACAATGGAGGCACAAACAACA GCATTTTCCCAGGTATTCAGACCATCGACTCCACGCAGGCTCTGTTCCTGCCCATAGGAGCCTCGGTGTCTCTGCTCGTcatgttcttcttcttcgacTCGGTCCAGGTGGTCTTCACCATCTGCACTGcag TTCTTGCAACAATCGCATTTGCGTTCCTTTTGTTGCCAATGTGCCAGTACCTGACTAGGCCATGCTCACCACAGAACAA GATCTCCTTCGGGTGCTGCGGGCGATTCACCCTCGCTGAGCTcctgtccttctccctctcaGTCCTGCTGGTGCTCATCTGGGTGCTCACCGGACACTGGCTGCTCATGGATG CTCTGGCAATGGGCCTCTGCGTGGCCATGATCGCCTTTGTGCGGCTCCCCAGTCTCAAGGTGTCCTGCCTGCTGCTGTCTGGCCTGCTCATCTATGACGTCTTCTGG gtgTTCTTCTCCGCCTACATCTTCAACAGCAACGTGATGGTGAAGGTGGCCACGCAGCCCGCGGAGAACCCCATCGACGTCCTGTCCAGGAAGCTGCACCTGGGGCCGGGCATGGGCCGCGACGTCCCGCGCCTCTCCCTGCCCGGCAAGCTGGTGTTCCCCAG CTCCACGGGGAGCCACTTCTCCATGCTGGGGATCGGGGACATCGTGATGCCGGGGCTGCTGCTGTGCTTTGTGCTGCGCTACGACAACTACAAGAAGCAGGCCAACGCGGAGTCGGCCACGCCCGGCCGCATGCAGAGGGTCTCCTACTTCCACTGCACCCTCGTCGGATACTTTGTTG GGCTCTTGACCGCCACGGTGGCGTCCAGAATCCACCGCGCGGCCCAGCCGGCCCTCCTGTACCTGGTGCCCTTCACCCTCCTGCCTCTGCTCACCATGGCCTACCTAAAG gGGGACTTGCGGCGCATGTGGTCGGAGCCCTTCCACACCAAGGCCAGCAGCTCCCGCTTCCTGGAGGTATGA
- the sppl3 gene encoding signal peptide peptidase-like 3 isoform X3, with protein MAEQGYTSWAYSLVDSSQVSTFLISILLIVYGSFRSLNMDCENQEKDKDGNPTAPGTFNNGGTNNSIQTIDSTQALFLPIGASVSLLVMFFFFDSVQVVFTICTAVLATIAFAFLLLPMCQYLTRPCSPQNNRISFGCCGRFTLAELLSFSLSVLLVLIWVLTGHWLLMDALAMGLCVAMIAFVRLPSLKVSCLLLSGLLIYDVFWVFFSAYIFNSNVMVKVATQPAENPIDVLSRKLHLGPGMGRDVPRLSLPGKLVFPSSTGSHFSMLGIGDIVMPGLLLCFVLRYDNYKKQANAESATPGRMQRVSYFHCTLVGYFVGLLTATVASRIHRAAQPALLYLVPFTLLPLLTMAYLKGDLRRMWSEPFHTKASSSRFLEV; from the exons GGCATACTCCCTGGTGGACTCAAGCCAGGTTTCTACGTTCCTCATCTCCATCCTCCTAATAGTTTATGGCAGCTTCAG GTCATTAAACATGGACTGTGAGAACCAGGAGAAGGATAAGGATGGAAACCCAACCGCACCAGGAACCTTCAACAATGGAGGCACAAACAACA GTATTCAGACCATCGACTCCACGCAGGCTCTGTTCCTGCCCATAGGAGCCTCGGTGTCTCTGCTCGTcatgttcttcttcttcgacTCGGTCCAGGTGGTCTTCACCATCTGCACTGcag TTCTTGCAACAATCGCATTTGCGTTCCTTTTGTTGCCAATGTGCCAGTACCTGACTAGGCCATGCTCACCACAGAACAA CAGGATCTCCTTCGGGTGCTGCGGGCGATTCACCCTCGCTGAGCTcctgtccttctccctctcaGTCCTGCTGGTGCTCATCTGGGTGCTCACCGGACACTGGCTGCTCATGGATG CTCTGGCAATGGGCCTCTGCGTGGCCATGATCGCCTTTGTGCGGCTCCCCAGTCTCAAGGTGTCCTGCCTGCTGCTGTCTGGCCTGCTCATCTATGACGTCTTCTGG gtgTTCTTCTCCGCCTACATCTTCAACAGCAACGTGATGGTGAAGGTGGCCACGCAGCCCGCGGAGAACCCCATCGACGTCCTGTCCAGGAAGCTGCACCTGGGGCCGGGCATGGGCCGCGACGTCCCGCGCCTCTCCCTGCCCGGCAAGCTGGTGTTCCCCAG CTCCACGGGGAGCCACTTCTCCATGCTGGGGATCGGGGACATCGTGATGCCGGGGCTGCTGCTGTGCTTTGTGCTGCGCTACGACAACTACAAGAAGCAGGCCAACGCGGAGTCGGCCACGCCCGGCCGCATGCAGAGGGTCTCCTACTTCCACTGCACCCTCGTCGGATACTTTGTTG GGCTCTTGACCGCCACGGTGGCGTCCAGAATCCACCGCGCGGCCCAGCCGGCCCTCCTGTACCTGGTGCCCTTCACCCTCCTGCCTCTGCTCACCATGGCCTACCTAAAG gGGGACTTGCGGCGCATGTGGTCGGAGCCCTTCCACACCAAGGCCAGCAGCTCCCGCTTCCTGGAGGTATGA